A window of the Besnoitia besnoiti strain Bb-Ger1 chromosome VI, whole genome shotgun sequence genome harbors these coding sequences:
- a CDS encoding DNA-directed DNA polymerase (encoded by transcript BESB_068740), which yields MIVPGVYVDECRGKRHKILFCSLGVGCCSVIGLAVVSSIFWRPLPFVVAPVLVSLLVLACGTMAPVTKDLAQIGRKTKKKKKAKQAKKVVVASESKLLKERGRPGPPRKRAPRENGVPADSSVGLSLPSQTSSSQSASAEASDDTPSSSAPSTPLSSSLSRSDASVPSSRAAAQGPPRPGRGAAAPRTPPPASSSSRRSIPSASPRRRPRGTAAAACVSARAPSSQSPSSSSAPSLLFPYASSAPSPAAPSSPRAPAAPGAACREGVSAPAHKQDDPKGAGGEETEWLGSDAYFVAEDEEKNQRQLETNTKIRGLLTSFRSSVGARGAEALPGATQPLGSFLDDFSPLEAHSESTAETMAASPDSPSMASSFSPSPFTTFSLACPALPRALGVDTLRRGRDEEASDEETDGREVKRKKSAAEEHAAAPAESDQGDAAAAAAAVPDSVGEETGTLEPPKTYAETAAEGGGRLHGPPWTRNDLGNRDHLDFFHRLHEECLDFIHWIDATEDEERKRAKVLARITALARLLWDDCVVCPFGSYYTSLCLPHADLDVCIFINSKPPLLEEFHELGAIDTTRNNFMSSCPSESSFSTLPSYKRLAYLTEKVMAEAATCQETCGQHASFRKKKEESAQCLRRLATLLSSCRITLPSADAGASLGAGCAESLAAPLIRDLQLILEARVPICRFVDSETGINVDVSIDQQSAVLTSLYVRLQLLRFPLLRPLMLLNKATLKHWRLNEPFTGGVGSYLLFVMALSFLQLNPRLYDRRAHQRYSLGHALFEFLHHYGVDFRYPSVGLSVRNKGRLFPKDRRRWRYGPEHGEGGPEYYYSTEQDRFLLAAESPLEPFRDIGRGAFQMPQIRSAWRSVYARMASRLRAETRPCRYRVVRSSDSLLSYLIPPEPFRLLPPRPPLDAAKCHKDYFRPPRRRLEEDDEAPDEAPEDGERPTGACSSSFSSLPPHVTLFRRVCGLRAVTTEPSKAAVAKEQRLFEACFLSSGGRKQSGAERNRRGLKLLKKKIHQLEKEQRLGGRGLSPFPRQNSHFFFEADSEAEREAEEEDDEEEDDKEQDEAAEKAETRLSSKLSAPIFVNLLSASSSDEDDAHVAATGLGGKGVKTNSTMPSSSPSASLSTPPSSPPMSWASSPEHSRDGLAPSARLPPAQRHSITSDDDDAPIVLSSAASSRAASPAKARQAGGGGAVGMCVDDDEASSSDREDAEAGERAGSVPSYRDVLLQKATKIDAEKSAPAAKLATFDLGGKEAEAAAGDALTYLTQRSACKGKWEEKESDAESE from the exons ATGATCGTCCCCGGTGTCTACGTCGATGAGTGCCGCGGTAAACGACACAAGATTCTCTTCTGCTCGCTGGGAGTCGGTTGCTGCTCAGTCATCGGCCTCGCAGTCGTTTCCTCCATCTtctggcggccgctgcccttcgtcgtcgccccggtcctcgtctccctgctcgtcctcgcctgcggcaccATGGCTCCTGTGACGAAGGACCTGGCGCAGATCGGGCGCAAgacaaagaagaaaaagaaagccAAACAGGCGAAGAAAGTCGTTGTTGCGTCGGAGAGCAAGCTGCTGAAGGAGCGAGGCCGGCCGGGGCCCCCTCGAAAACGGGCACCGCGGGAAAACGGCGTTCCAGCGGACAGCTCGGTCGGTCTGTCCCTACCTTCTCAgacttcttcctcgcagTCCGCTTCTGCTGAAGCCTCCGACGACACGCCGTCTTCGTCAGCTCCCTCAACtcccctctcctcttctctctcccggTCTGACGCCTCCGTCCCGTCTTCTCGTGCGGCGGCCCAGGGGCCCCCGCGCCCAGGCCGGGGAGCCGCTGCACCTCGCACGCCTCCccccgcgtcttcctcgtctcgtcGCTCCAttccctccgcgtctccgcgccgtcgcccgcgtggaactgcagctgctgcgtgcgtttcggcccgcgcgccctcgtctcagtctccgtcttcctcgtctgctcCGTCGCTGTTGTTCCCGtacgcctcctctgcgccctcgcctgccgccccttcgtcgccgcgcgcgcctgctgcgccaggcgcggcctgcagggagggcgtctccgctcctGCGCACAAGCAGGATGATCCGaagggggcagggggggaggAAACCGAGTGGCTTGGGTCGGACGCGTATTTCGTGGCGGAAGATGAAGAGAAGAATCAGCGGCAGCTGGAGACTAACACGAAAATCCGAGGTCTCTTGACCTCGTTCCGGTCGtcggtcggcgcgcgcggtgcAGAGGCCCTGCCAGGCGCCACCCAGCCTCTGGGCTCCTTCCTCGACGACTTCAGTCCCCTGGAGGCGCACAGCGAAAGCACGGCGGAGACcatggcggcgtcgccggacTCGCCCTCGATggcctcttccttctcgccctcgccctttACCACGTTCTCGCTGGCTTGcccggcgctgcctcgcgccctcggcgtcgacaCGCTGAGGCGGGGtcgcgacgaagaggcgagtgACGAAGAGACCGACGGCCGGGAGGtcaagcggaagaagagcgcggcggaggagcacgcggccgccccaGCGGAAAGCGACcagggagacgcggcggctgcggcggctgcggtcCCAGATTCAGTCGGCGAAGAAACAGGCACACTCGAGCCGCCAAAGACTTACGCGGAAACGGCGGccgaggggggagggcgccTGCACGGGCCACCCTGGACGCGGAACGACTTGGGGAACAGAGATCACCTCGACTTCTTCCATCGCCTCCACGAAGAGTGCCTCGACTTCATTCACTGGATCGACGCcacggaagacgaggagcgcAAGAGAGCCAAG GTGTTGGCTCGCATCACGGCGcttgcgcggctgctgtgggACGACTGTGTGGTGTGTCCCTTCGGGAGTTACTACACGAGTTTGTGCCTGCCGCATGCGGACCTCGACGTCTGCATCTTCATCAACTcgaagccgccgctgctggaaGAATTCCACGAGCTGGGCGCCATCGACACCACGCGGAACAACTTCATGTCCTCCTGTCCGTCGGAGTCGTCCTTTTCGACGCTGCCCTCGTACAAACGGCTCGCTTACCTCACGGAGAAGGTCatggcggaggccgcgacctGCCAGGAAACTTGCGGCCAGCACGCGTCCTTTCGAAAAAAGAAGGAGGAGTCTGCGCAGTGCCTCAGG CGTCTCGCCACCTTGCTCTCGTCGTGTCGCATTACGTTGCCttccgcggacgccggcgcgtcttTGGGGGCGGGCTGCGCCGAGAGTCTCGCCGCACCGTTGATTCGCGACTTGCAGCTGATTCTAGAGGCTCGAGTCCCCATTTGCCGCTTCGTGGACTCGGAGACGGGTATCAACGTGGACGTCAGCATCGACCAGCAGTCGGCCGTGCTCACCTCGCTGTATGTGCGGCTCCAACTGCTTCGCttcccgctgctgcggccgctcaTGCTGCTCAACAAGGCGACGCTGAAGCACTGGCGACTGAACGAGCCCTTCACCGGAGGCGTCGGGTCCTATCTTCTCTTCGTCATG GCTCTCAGCTTCCTGCAGTTGAACCCGCGTCTGTATGACCGAAGAGCGCATCAGCGCTACTCACTCGGTCATGCGCTCTTTGAGTTTCTGCACCACTACGGCGTCGACTTTCGCTACCCTTCCGTCGGCCTCAG CGTTCGAAACAAAGGCCGGCTGTTTCCGAAGgatcgccgccgctggcggtaTGGCCCTGAacacggcgagggcggcccAGAGTACTACTACTCGACGGAGCAGGATCGTTTTCTGCTTGCCGCAGAGTCTCCGCTG GAGCCGTTCCGGGACATTGGACGAGGCGCATTTCAGATGCCGCAGATTCGAAGCGCGTGGCGATCAGTTTACGCG CGAAtggcgtctcgcctgcgagcCGAGACGCGCCCGTGCCGCTACCGCGTCGTGCGGTCTTCGGACTCGCTACTCTCCTACCTCATTCCGCCGGAGCCTttccgcctgctgccgccgcggcctccgctggACGCAGCCAAATGCCACAAGGACTACttccggccgccgcggaggaggttGGAGGAGGATGACGAGGCGCCtgacgaggcgccggaggacggcgagcgacccacaggcgcgtgcagctcgtccttctcctcgctgccgccgcacgtGACGCTCTTCAGGCGtgtctgcggcctgcgggctGTCACCACGGAGCCCTCGAAGGCTGCGGTCGCGAAGGAACAGCGACTCTTCGAGGCgtgtttcctctcctcgGGGGGTCGgaagcagagcggcgcggagcgcaACAGACGCGGGCTGAAGCTGCTCAAGAAAAAGATTCATCAACTCGAGAAGGAGCAGCGACTGGGCGGCAGAGGTCTCTCGCCGTTCCCCCGGCAAAACTCGCATTTCTTCTTCGAGGCCGACAGTGAAGCggagcgcgaagcagaggaggaagacgacgaagaggaggacgacaaagagcaagacgaggcggcggagaaagcgGAGACCCGACTTTCCTCAA AGCTTTCGGCGCCCATTTTCGTGAACCTCTTGAGTGCCTCCTCGtcggacgaagacgacgcccaCGTCGCAGCCACGGGACTGGGCGGCAAGGGCGTCAAGACGAACTCGACTatgccgtcgtcctcgccctcggcttCACTCTCGActccgccctcgtcgccaccCATGTCATGGGCGTCGTCTCCAGAGCATAGCCGTGATGGTTTGGCACcgtccgcgcggctgccgcctgcgcagaggcacTCTATAACGAGTGACGATGACGACGCTCCGATtgtcctctcctccgccgcctcgtcgcgcgccgcgtcccctgcgaaggcgcgccagGCTGGCGGGGGAGGGGCTGTGGGGATGTgcgtcgacgacgacgaggcgagcagcagcgaccgcgaggacgcagaggctggcgagcgcgctgGCAGCGTGCCTTCCTACCGAGATGTtttgctgcagaaggcgacgaagatcgacgccgagaagtccgcgccggctgcgaagCTCGCGACGTTCGATCTAGGCGgcaaggaggcggaggcggctgcaggcgacgcgctcaCCTACCtgacgcagcgcagcgcatgcaaggGAAAGTGGGAAGAAAAGGAGTCCGACGCGGAGAGTGAGTAG